The genomic DNA CTTCGTGCCATCCATCCAAAATGGCGGTGGACGAAAGTGCCTGCAGGGTGATCTTTGACAGCGCAATGGCATGATCGACGCTTCtgatggccatggcctcggccagaCTGCCTTGCGATGGCTCCGAGCCGAAAGAGACAAAGGGGCGAAAGAGGTTCCCGCACATGTGATGGTACTCCAGTTCCAGAAGCAGCCGTTGTCTTTGGAGCCAGAGAGGTGCGTATTGCTCAAAAATGAGTGCCGTGCCGTCAGTTGAGAGTGGGCAGCCCTGTGTCTCGCGGTGGGTCTTGAGCGCATCGGGCACATTTTCGGCCCATTTGTCGAGGGCGAGTGTATGAGAAGATAGCTGACATGCCGCCTTTTCCAGGGACGAAGCATCGTCCCACATTGTCTTGTCAACTGTGAGGCCATAGTCCTGACTGTACAGCGCTGTGTGAGCTGCCCGCACTGTTCTGAATAGGTTCAACTGGTGAAGACTGAAGCTCAACCAGGTCGCGTTGCTCGCAATAGGCGCAAAAGTCGAACCCGACAAGACGGAAGTCCCAAGCTGGTCATCGGGAAGTTGCGGCATGGCGTGTGAGCTGCTATGGAGCAGAAAAGGGCGGCCCAGCTTCATTCCGATTTTACTGTCCAGAAGGTAGACGGCCCACCAAAGTCGTCTTCTGTGTTGACGTTCCGCTTCCGCCATTGTCGGTGAAGGATCTATGTGAAGACCGAGCATGTAGGCTGTGCGCACCGCAAGACCGCCGATGTTGTCCGCCATGTTGTGGAACGACGCGCCGCAAACATATAGGGCCGACAGCAGGTGGCATTGCAACGTTGATATTGTCGGGCTTTCCATTTCGCCCGCCAGCAAAGCCTGTGCACGTCGATAGTGCCATCGGCCAGCAATAGTTGAGTCATTGTCTTCCACAATCCTTCCCTGACAGCCGGAGGGCATAGTAGATGCGCCATACTGCATGCACATGGCGACAACGATATCGACCAATGCCGAGGGCTTTCGAACATGACCCGGTGGCACGTCCACGTACAGTGCTTGATATGCTTTCTTGAACTCGGCttcgttgacgatggcgaaaACTGAGGTGTGATATGTCTGCCAGAACAAATTGACGAAGAATTCTTCCTGAATGGAGTTCAAATAAACTCCTCGGCTGGCATGGTCGGCAAGAGGTCTCAGAAGACGAGAAGCGTCACCGACAACAGTTGGTAAGCGGCTACCCGGTGGGGCGCTCCGTCCTGAGCGTAGAAGCATATGATCGGGCTGGTCGTGTTCAACCTCGGTACTGAGGAATACCCCAAGACGATGGATGAAGAAGTAGAGCGATGACGTTCCAAACCAAGTACTGCTGGGTGAGCGTGCAGGTCGAAGGAGGGCGCCCTCCCGAAGCAAGCTGGCTGGTCTTTTACGGCCGACACTCTCGGCATCGGGAGttgg from Colletotrichum higginsianum IMI 349063 chromosome 3, whole genome shotgun sequence includes the following:
- a CDS encoding Thiamine repressible genes regulatory protein thi1, with amino-acid sequence MQVRDIPSAEIESMANLIPSPQFPQSPQPSEVTGLIRRRRRQKHRNSPSAILLGRNLEPLPRTPDSPSTPTPDAESVGRKRPASLLREGALLRPARSPSSTWFGTSSLYFFIHRLGVFLSTEVEHDQPDHMLLRSGRSAPPGSRLPTVVGDASRLLRPLADHASRGVYLNSIQEEFFVNLFWQTYHTSVFAIVNEAEFKKAYQALYVDVPPGHVRKPSALVDIVVAMCMQYGASTMPSGCQGRIVEDNDSTIAGRWHYRRAQALLAGEMESPTISTLQCHLLSALYVCGASFHNMADNIGGLAVRTAYMLGLHIDPSPTMAEAERQHRRRLWWAVYLLDSKIGMKLGRPFLLHSSSHAMPQLPDDQLGTSVLSGSTFAPIASNATWLSFSLHQLNLFRTVRAAHTALYSQDYGLTVDKTMWDDASSLEKAACQLSSHTLALDKWAENVPDALKTHRETQGCPLSTDGTALIFEQYAPLWLQRQRLLLELEYHHMCGNLFRPFVSFGSEPSQGSLAEAMAIRSVDHAIALSKITLQALSSTAILDGWHEAFQWQWNAAITLAGFILASPSHPSASPARNALDLTLSVFDTFGASFGTAANAAVVVRMLCEKIDIAASMSRSNASWDASEAASNDVPTGHGDSSTGDGFPDRMVDGSMDSLSTFGGQGFDFLQLAVGVDSWADMGMFGLGDLSLPVEVSTQGNN